Proteins encoded together in one bacterium window:
- a CDS encoding ABC transporter permease translates to MPAGRGAAAELLARLIRDRLTLTGAVILLLLAALAALVPFLSPIDPTATSLPDRLLPPVWMPRGTPAHLLGTDGLGRDVLIRIVYGGRISLTVGFGAALIAAGLGVPLGLCSGYFGGALDAVIMRLVDIQLGFPSILLYISALAVVKPGLFNMVAILGVAGWVIHARVVRAQVLSQRRTEYVEAARALGSSHLWILGRHILPNVLAPVVVISTYSIAVFIITASSLSFLGLGLPPSTPDWGQMIATSMDYIRRAWWPSTFAGLALSLTVFGVSVLGDWLRDYLDPRLRVET, encoded by the coding sequence GACCGGCTCACGCTCACGGGCGCGGTCATTCTCCTGCTCCTTGCCGCCCTGGCCGCGCTCGTGCCATTCCTGTCTCCTATCGATCCGACGGCGACCAGCCTGCCGGACCGGCTGCTGCCGCCGGTGTGGATGCCGCGCGGAACGCCGGCCCATCTGCTGGGGACGGACGGCCTCGGCCGCGATGTTCTGATCCGCATCGTCTACGGCGGACGGATCAGCCTCACGGTCGGTTTCGGCGCCGCGTTGATCGCGGCCGGGCTCGGCGTGCCGCTTGGCCTGTGCTCCGGTTATTTCGGCGGCGCGCTGGACGCCGTGATCATGCGTCTCGTCGACATCCAGTTGGGGTTCCCGTCGATTCTGCTGTACATCAGCGCGCTCGCCGTCGTGAAGCCGGGCTTGTTCAACATGGTGGCGATCCTCGGTGTCGCCGGATGGGTCATCCACGCGCGGGTGGTCCGCGCGCAGGTCCTGTCCCAGCGCCGGACAGAGTACGTCGAAGCGGCGCGCGCCCTGGGATCGAGCCACCTGTGGATCCTCGGCCGGCACATCCTTCCGAACGTGCTCGCGCCGGTGGTGGTCATCTCGACGTATTCGATCGCCGTGTTCATCATCACCGCGTCGTCGTTGAGCTTTCTCGGACTGGGCCTCCCGCCGTCCACCCCGGATTGGGGCCAGATGATTGCGACGTCGATGGACTACATCCGCCGCGCGTGGTGGCCGTCGACGTTTGCCGGACTCGCGCTCAGCCTCACCGTTTTCGGCGTCAGCGTGCTGGGGGACTGGTTGCGCGACTATCTCGATCCCAGACTGCGGGTGGAGACATGA
- a CDS encoding M28 family metallopeptidase produces MTGLPLTPDDAIRAADRQLIGDVWTSDEAWSHCEALVDRFPRRYAGHPDEAGARDYLLAALERYGVAARAEPFPCMHWSAGSAELIIHSPERRAISGVNLPMNVDTEVTAEIGFVEEGTPAQYAAYADRVADRIVLVTSRCPAYSHRPRTCRREKYLRAVEGGARGFLYMRHEGGLLPETYSLSADGPPPIPGLSLTREAGAEILRLLARGPVRATLRTAGKVSPGTSWNIVGDMPGPRRRDRVILVGAHYDTLIGCPGAVDDASGAAVLLEVARALSKHAPLLGTTVRFAFFGLEEGGLQGAYAYTEAHAGGLGAVDFMLNVDGAGFGDPHKGVGLQGWPELIPFFRRLGREMREDFPVDVWITPNSDMHPFLLRGVPCAWLFDLGMSLANLGWPHTAADSLDKISRRSLRTVALLVARLLLYMTNRDWPGRHARPEEVAAWLSEWNLEPRTKRRMDI; encoded by the coding sequence ATGACGGGTTTACCTCTGACGCCGGACGACGCGATCCGCGCGGCCGACCGCCAACTGATCGGCGACGTCTGGACGAGCGACGAGGCCTGGTCGCACTGCGAGGCCCTGGTGGACCGTTTCCCGCGCCGGTACGCGGGGCATCCCGACGAGGCGGGTGCCCGCGACTACCTGCTCGCGGCGCTTGAGCGCTACGGCGTCGCCGCGCGGGCGGAGCCGTTTCCGTGCATGCATTGGTCGGCGGGGTCCGCGGAGCTCATCATCCACAGCCCGGAGCGCCGCGCGATTTCCGGCGTCAATTTGCCGATGAACGTGGACACCGAGGTGACGGCGGAGATCGGCTTCGTCGAGGAGGGGACCCCGGCGCAGTACGCGGCCTACGCGGACCGCGTAGCGGACCGCATCGTGCTGGTGACGAGCCGCTGTCCGGCGTATTCGCACCGCCCGCGCACGTGCCGCCGCGAGAAATACCTGCGGGCCGTCGAAGGCGGCGCCCGCGGCTTCCTCTACATGCGGCACGAAGGCGGGCTGCTGCCCGAGACGTACAGCCTGAGCGCGGACGGACCGCCGCCGATTCCCGGCCTGAGCCTGACGCGGGAAGCGGGAGCGGAGATCCTGCGCCTGCTGGCGCGCGGACCGGTCCGCGCGACGCTGCGCACGGCCGGCAAGGTCTCGCCGGGGACGTCCTGGAACATCGTAGGCGACATGCCGGGCCCGCGCCGTCGGGACCGGGTGATCCTGGTTGGTGCGCACTACGACACGCTGATCGGATGCCCGGGCGCGGTCGACGACGCGTCGGGCGCGGCGGTGCTGCTGGAAGTGGCGCGCGCCCTCTCGAAGCACGCGCCGCTCCTCGGCACGACGGTCCGGTTCGCGTTCTTCGGTCTCGAAGAAGGCGGGCTGCAGGGCGCGTACGCGTACACGGAGGCGCACGCCGGCGGCCTCGGCGCCGTCGATTTCATGCTGAACGTCGACGGCGCCGGTTTCGGCGATCCCCACAAGGGCGTCGGCCTTCAGGGATGGCCGGAGCTCATTCCGTTCTTCCGCCGCCTCGGCCGCGAAATGCGCGAGGACTTCCCGGTCGACGTCTGGATCACGCCCAACTCCGACATGCACCCGTTTCTCCTGCGCGGCGTGCCCTGCGCGTGGCTGTTCGATCTGGGGATGTCGCTGGCGAATCTCGGGTGGCCGCACACGGCGGCGGACTCACTCGACAAGATCTCCCGTCGCTCGCTCCGCACCGTGGCCTTGCTGGTCGCGCGCCTGCTGCTGTACATGACAAACCGGGATTGGCCGGGACGGCACGCGCGGCCCGAAGAGGTCGCCGCGTGGCTGTCGGAGTGGAATCTCGAGCCCCGGACGAAAAGGAGGATGGACATATGA
- a CDS encoding ABC transporter substrate-binding protein — MKHARRITRRRLIGQAAAGGLGLGAGGLLAPWRRPAVAAANPAVVVMQGVDPETLDPQFGESGIMANVLSNVVEGLTAYDRNMNVVPFLAESLRVLDDKVTWRTVLRDGIKFSNGRPLNAEAVKFTVDRTLDPKMRAQGLNDPFPSRSGVVRVNIVNAKTVDIVLREPNVIFPVFLYFLYMLEPNYYSSTPPQRTAVAPVGTGPWTVSEWVKGDHLTMVANNGYWRGAPHVREYRWRPVPEKATRLNSLIRGEGDIATHLDPDDIPIIQRVDRLRVSTAPGSRRVHIGFPCDVARYHDRRVRYALSSAVDYNGLAKGLLGQLGPKPVSTVLVAADVWRNPALHPFEYNPQKAKALLAEAKFPMNEPIRIYVPVGRYLKGEDAARAVAGYLRNVGLKADAAPLDWSVYTDKMRSPKGMDDLYLLGLGSRFNGPEDLSIVTTGQIWDQTKWVTSTENGPKFNALYKQLSSTFDPAQQKKLAFQMEALFVEEAPWINLWIEPGASGVNRRVTWQDSGGGDRLEFWLPGEGDVRYT; from the coding sequence ATGAAGCACGCACGACGGATCACCCGTCGGCGGCTGATCGGACAGGCGGCGGCCGGCGGGCTCGGACTCGGCGCCGGCGGCCTGCTCGCGCCGTGGCGGCGCCCCGCGGTCGCCGCGGCGAATCCGGCGGTCGTGGTGATGCAGGGCGTCGATCCGGAGACGCTCGATCCGCAGTTCGGCGAGTCCGGGATCATGGCCAACGTGCTCAGCAACGTGGTCGAAGGACTGACCGCCTACGACCGCAACATGAACGTGGTGCCCTTCCTCGCCGAGTCGCTGCGCGTCCTCGACGACAAGGTGACCTGGCGGACCGTCCTGCGCGACGGCATCAAGTTCTCCAACGGCCGGCCGCTCAACGCGGAGGCCGTCAAATTTACCGTGGACCGGACGCTCGATCCGAAGATGCGCGCGCAGGGGCTCAACGATCCGTTCCCGTCGCGCTCGGGCGTGGTGCGGGTCAACATCGTCAACGCGAAGACGGTCGACATCGTGCTGCGCGAGCCGAACGTGATCTTTCCGGTGTTTCTGTACTTCCTCTACATGCTGGAGCCCAACTACTACTCATCCACGCCGCCGCAGCGCACCGCGGTCGCGCCGGTGGGCACCGGCCCGTGGACCGTGAGCGAGTGGGTCAAGGGCGACCACCTGACGATGGTCGCCAACAACGGATACTGGCGGGGGGCCCCGCACGTCCGGGAGTACCGGTGGCGTCCGGTGCCGGAGAAGGCGACGCGGCTCAACAGCCTGATCCGCGGCGAGGGCGACATCGCAACCCACCTGGATCCGGACGACATCCCGATCATCCAGCGGGTCGACCGCCTGCGCGTCTCGACCGCGCCGGGCAGCCGGCGGGTGCACATCGGCTTTCCCTGCGACGTCGCGCGCTACCACGACCGCCGGGTGCGGTACGCGCTGTCGTCCGCGGTGGACTACAACGGTCTCGCGAAAGGGCTGCTCGGCCAGTTGGGGCCCAAACCGGTCTCCACCGTGCTTGTGGCCGCCGACGTGTGGCGCAATCCGGCGCTGCATCCCTTCGAGTACAACCCTCAGAAGGCGAAGGCGCTCCTCGCCGAGGCGAAGTTCCCGATGAACGAGCCGATACGCATCTACGTCCCGGTCGGCCGCTACCTCAAGGGCGAGGACGCGGCCCGGGCGGTGGCCGGCTATCTCCGCAACGTGGGCCTCAAGGCCGATGCGGCCCCGCTCGACTGGTCGGTGTATACCGACAAGATGCGCAGCCCAAAGGGCATGGACGACCTGTACCTGCTGGGCCTCGGCTCCCGGTTCAACGGCCCGGAGGATCTGAGCATCGTGACTACCGGGCAGATCTGGGACCAGACGAAGTGGGTGACATCCACGGAGAACGGCCCGAAATTCAACGCGCTCTACAAGCAGCTCAGCTCGACGTTCGATCCGGCGCAGCAAAAGAAACTGGCGTTTCAGATGGAAGCGCTGTTCGTCGAGGAGGCGCCCTGGATCAACCTGTGGATCGAGCCGGGCGCGTCCGGCGTCAACCGGCGCGTCACCTGGCAAGATTCGGGCGGGGGCGACCGGCTGGAGTTCTGGCTGCCGGGTGAAGGGGACGTCCGCTACACGTAA
- a CDS encoding ABC transporter permease: protein MTAYVARRIAQTVVVVFGVSVLAFGMMFLTGDPTMVMAGENWTRQQVDEFRHQMGFDRPWLEQYGTFVTHAVRGDFGMSIRQQQPVFQLIIVRVPATLELAGTAMAITIAVGIPLGMQAAMHRNTALDRGAMGLALLGQSMPVFWLGLLLVLVFSVWLGWFPVAGRGGLAHLVLPGLTLGLFSLAYTARITRSAMLDVLYTDYLRTARSKGLAERRVLVRHALRNALVPVITVLGLQFGGLLGGAVITETIFAWPGVGRLVLQAIQGKDLPLVQAAVFLLAVMFVTLNLCVDLLYVWIDPRVRFA from the coding sequence ATGACCGCGTACGTCGCCCGGCGCATCGCCCAGACCGTGGTCGTCGTTTTCGGCGTCTCCGTCCTGGCCTTTGGGATGATGTTTCTCACGGGCGACCCGACGATGGTGATGGCCGGCGAGAACTGGACCCGGCAGCAGGTCGACGAGTTTCGTCACCAGATGGGGTTCGACCGGCCGTGGTTGGAGCAGTACGGGACGTTCGTGACGCACGCCGTCCGCGGTGATTTCGGGATGTCCATTCGGCAGCAGCAGCCGGTGTTTCAATTGATCATCGTGCGGGTGCCGGCGACGCTCGAGCTCGCCGGGACCGCGATGGCGATCACGATCGCGGTCGGCATTCCGCTCGGCATGCAGGCGGCGATGCACCGCAACACCGCCCTCGACCGGGGCGCCATGGGACTCGCGCTGCTCGGCCAGTCCATGCCGGTGTTCTGGCTCGGCCTGCTGCTCGTGCTCGTATTCTCGGTGTGGTTGGGATGGTTTCCGGTGGCGGGCCGCGGCGGGCTCGCCCACCTCGTGCTGCCGGGCCTGACGCTCGGGCTCTTCTCGCTCGCCTACACGGCGCGGATCACGCGCTCGGCGATGCTCGACGTCCTGTACACCGACTACCTCCGGACGGCCCGGAGCAAGGGCCTGGCGGAACGGCGGGTGCTCGTGCGCCACGCGTTGCGCAACGCGCTCGTGCCCGTCATCACGGTGCTCGGGCTGCAGTTCGGCGGGCTGCTCGGCGGGGCGGTGATTACAGAGACGATCTTCGCCTGGCCCGGCGTCGGGCGCCTCGTCCTCCAGGCGATTCAGGGCAAGGATCTTCCGCTCGTGCAGGCCGCCGTGTTCCTCCTGGCGGTCATGTTCGTCACCCTGAACCTGTGCGTCGACCTGCTCTACGTGTGGATCGACCCGCGCGTGCGGTTCGCATGA
- a CDS encoding ABC transporter permease: MSARVPPSVLAALGVLGLLAATAVFAGQLSRYDPGAVSLGDRLTPPALFGGTWRHPLGTDTLGEDVLSRVIYGGRISLIVGLCAVAISGTIGIGLGTLAGYLGGGVDDVIMRVAEIQLAFPSILLYVSIMAVLGPGLGKIILVIGIVSWVAYARIERGVVFGLREREFVEAARAMGAPAWAIIRRHILPNTLGPMIVVASFTLAGAIITEASLSFLGLGVPPAVPSWGRMLADGRDYLERGWWIATAPGIAIMLVVLAVNITGDWLRDVLDPRLRI; encoded by the coding sequence ATGAGCGCCCGCGTCCCGCCGTCCGTCCTCGCGGCGCTCGGCGTCCTGGGCCTGCTGGCCGCCACGGCGGTGTTCGCGGGCCAACTGTCGCGGTACGATCCCGGCGCGGTCTCGCTCGGGGACCGGCTCACGCCGCCGGCGCTCTTCGGCGGCACGTGGCGGCATCCGCTCGGCACCGACACGCTGGGCGAAGACGTCCTGAGCCGGGTCATCTACGGGGGGCGGATCTCCCTCATCGTGGGCCTCTGCGCCGTCGCGATTTCCGGAACGATCGGCATCGGCCTCGGAACGCTCGCGGGTTACCTCGGCGGCGGCGTCGACGACGTGATCATGCGGGTGGCCGAGATCCAGCTCGCGTTCCCGTCCATTCTCCTGTACGTCAGCATTATGGCGGTGCTGGGTCCGGGGCTCGGCAAGATCATCCTGGTTATCGGCATCGTGAGTTGGGTCGCGTACGCGCGGATCGAGCGCGGCGTCGTGTTCGGGCTCAGGGAGCGCGAGTTCGTCGAAGCGGCCCGCGCGATGGGCGCGCCCGCGTGGGCGATCATCCGGCGACATATTCTACCGAACACGCTCGGGCCGATGATTGTCGTCGCCAGTTTCACGCTGGCCGGCGCGATCATCACCGAAGCGTCCTTGAGTTTCCTGGGTCTCGGCGTGCCGCCCGCGGTGCCGTCCTGGGGACGGATGCTGGCCGACGGGCGGGATTATCTCGAGCGGGGATGGTGGATCGCGACGGCGCCCGGGATCGCGATCATGCTGGTCGTGCTGGCGGTCAACATCACGGGGGACTGGCTGCGGGACGTCCTGGACCCGCGCCTGCGAATCTGA
- the ggt gene encoding gamma-glutamyltransferase: MPSRVVTTADVRCTVPELRSRGGMVASNHRLAAEAGAAILARGGNAIDAAAAVSFAVGVVEPAMSGLGGRGYLVIRFGASGETAVIDGHERAPRAATPDMFEVADVRERPNPGWGPEVPVVGQANIIGHRAVAVPAVLGAIALAHGRFGRLPLAAVLEPAITLAEDGFDVSVALAAAIAQHRGKLARYPAAAAVFLPGGAAPAPGERLVQRDLGRTLRRIAGRGPDEFYTGEIAGAIDAEMVRGGGLVTRRDLAEFRPRVWAGPLAGTYRGYHILTVPEATGGVTLLQILNLLESIDTAAFEPFDPRYLHLLLEVFRAAFRDRLAVIDDPAFTPVPYAGLASKAFAAARGRALSPDRSVDPLDPADPWPFDGARDGALPPSRHASWRAPAVEHETTHFCVVDGERTVVSMTQSIIDAFGSGVVVPGTGILLNSCMHNFNPVPGQLRSIAPWKRSVHNGVPVIVLRGDGRPLLAVGGAGGTKIITGVAQILVNLLDRGWDVQRAVEAPRVHNEGDASQVDGRLGTETADRLARIGHTVSIVTPRYARPVFSRINAIVIDADGELAAGTDQFGDAGAAGVE; encoded by the coding sequence ATGCCGTCCCGGGTTGTGACCACGGCGGACGTGCGCTGTACGGTCCCGGAATTGCGGTCCCGCGGCGGCATGGTGGCGTCCAACCACCGGCTCGCCGCGGAGGCCGGCGCCGCGATACTCGCGCGGGGCGGCAACGCGATCGACGCGGCCGCGGCCGTTTCGTTCGCGGTGGGCGTAGTCGAGCCGGCGATGAGCGGGCTCGGCGGCCGCGGCTACCTCGTCATCCGCTTCGGCGCGTCCGGAGAGACCGCCGTGATCGACGGCCATGAACGGGCGCCGCGGGCGGCGACACCCGACATGTTCGAAGTCGCCGACGTGCGCGAGCGCCCGAACCCCGGTTGGGGGCCCGAAGTCCCCGTCGTTGGACAGGCCAACATTATCGGGCATCGCGCCGTCGCCGTGCCGGCGGTGCTCGGGGCGATCGCGCTGGCCCACGGCCGGTTCGGCCGCCTGCCGCTGGCCGCCGTGCTGGAGCCCGCGATTACGTTGGCGGAGGACGGTTTTGACGTGAGTGTGGCGCTCGCGGCGGCGATCGCGCAGCACCGCGGCAAGCTCGCGCGGTATCCGGCCGCCGCGGCCGTCTTTCTTCCCGGCGGCGCCGCCCCCGCGCCGGGCGAACGGCTGGTCCAGCGCGATCTCGGGCGCACGCTGCGGCGCATCGCCGGACGCGGGCCGGACGAATTCTACACGGGCGAGATCGCCGGCGCGATCGACGCGGAGATGGTCCGCGGCGGCGGGCTCGTCACCCGGCGGGATCTGGCGGAGTTTCGGCCGCGCGTCTGGGCGGGCCCGCTCGCCGGTACGTATCGCGGCTATCACATTCTGACGGTTCCGGAGGCGACCGGCGGCGTCACACTGCTGCAGATCCTGAACCTTCTCGAAAGCATCGACACGGCGGCGTTCGAGCCCTTCGATCCGCGGTATCTGCACCTGCTGCTGGAGGTGTTTCGGGCGGCGTTCCGCGACCGGCTCGCGGTGATCGACGACCCCGCGTTCACGCCGGTCCCGTACGCGGGCCTGGCGTCGAAGGCGTTCGCGGCCGCGCGCGGCCGCGCGCTGTCGCCGGACCGCAGCGTGGATCCGCTGGATCCGGCGGATCCCTGGCCGTTTGACGGAGCGCGCGACGGCGCGCTTCCGCCGTCGCGCCACGCGTCGTGGCGGGCGCCCGCCGTCGAACACGAGACGACGCACTTCTGCGTGGTGGATGGCGAGCGGACCGTGGTGTCGATGACCCAGTCGATCATCGACGCGTTCGGGTCCGGCGTCGTGGTGCCCGGTACGGGCATTCTGCTGAACAGTTGCATGCACAATTTCAACCCCGTGCCGGGACAGTTGCGATCGATCGCGCCGTGGAAGCGGTCCGTTCACAACGGGGTGCCGGTGATCGTGCTCCGCGGGGACGGCCGGCCGCTCCTGGCCGTCGGGGGCGCCGGGGGCACCAAGATCATCACCGGAGTCGCGCAGATCCTCGTCAACCTCCTCGACCGCGGTTGGGACGTCCAGCGGGCCGTGGAGGCGCCGCGCGTGCACAACGAGGGGGACGCGAGCCAGGTCGACGGCCGCCTGGGGACGGAGACCGCGGACCGTCTTGCGCGGATCGGCCACACGGTCTCGATCGTGACGCCCAGGTACGCGAGACCGGTGTTCTCGCGGATCAACGCGATCGTGATCGACGCGGACGGTGAGCTCGCCGCCGGCACGGATCAGTTTGGCGACGCGGGCGCGGCGGGGGTGGAATGA
- a CDS encoding gamma-glutamyltransferase — MMNGMIVCAEPLAAEAGREVLLEGNAADAAVATAFAQGVVNPFMCGLGGMGIAAVHHGPTAERTVLDCYAAIGSVPPPASWADEYIGRLESYGRFVIKSEDNQAGYKSIMVPGVVRGYAELWRRYGSGRVAWRRLVEPALRLAREGFAVGATLAGMWGRDDDAPGLPSRAAKFARSPEAARVYGRPHREGERFGQPDYARTLERIGDGGPEEFYTGALGREIAADLERRASLIAPHDLSGYRAGPIPPLVGMYRDCEIAGPPVPCGTAHVLEMLQVADGLDLARLDPLGPDYVELVTAIMRVTFGEHVPLKLDPPYLVAHHRLHELTSRLHAGEVRERIKAERRGADPGTTHLTAADDEGTVVSFTHSLGSGAGSGVVTPGLGFLYNNFLGHYNPLPNRWDSIVPGKRGVGTTPAVLYRAGRPWLGIGAAGGSRINTAVFQTILNIVERGMTARDAVAAPRCHSEEADIVFVEGDAYPEATVRDLGRRGYDVRRTQQVARVQAVLIDPTGTMHPGPDPRGGSGFAQVP; from the coding sequence ATGATGAACGGCATGATCGTCTGCGCCGAGCCCCTTGCAGCGGAGGCGGGCCGGGAGGTTCTCCTGGAGGGCAACGCGGCGGACGCCGCGGTGGCGACGGCGTTCGCCCAGGGCGTCGTGAACCCGTTCATGTGCGGGCTTGGCGGCATGGGCATCGCCGCCGTCCACCACGGCCCGACGGCCGAACGGACCGTGCTCGACTGCTACGCCGCGATCGGCTCCGTGCCGCCGCCGGCTTCGTGGGCCGACGAGTACATCGGCCGCCTTGAGTCGTACGGCCGGTTCGTCATCAAGAGCGAGGACAATCAGGCGGGCTACAAGTCGATCATGGTGCCGGGCGTGGTGCGCGGGTACGCCGAACTCTGGCGGCGCTACGGATCGGGCCGGGTGGCGTGGCGTCGCCTCGTGGAGCCCGCCCTGCGCCTGGCGCGGGAAGGGTTCGCGGTCGGCGCTACGCTCGCCGGCATGTGGGGCCGCGACGACGACGCGCCGGGTTTGCCGAGCCGGGCGGCGAAGTTTGCGCGGTCGCCGGAAGCCGCGCGCGTCTACGGGCGGCCCCACCGGGAAGGTGAGCGGTTCGGGCAGCCCGACTATGCGCGCACCCTCGAGCGGATCGGGGACGGCGGGCCGGAGGAGTTCTACACGGGCGCGCTCGGCCGCGAGATCGCGGCGGATCTAGAACGCCGTGCGTCATTGATCGCCCCGCACGACTTGTCCGGGTACCGCGCCGGGCCGATCCCGCCGCTGGTGGGCATGTACCGCGACTGCGAGATCGCCGGCCCGCCGGTGCCGTGCGGGACGGCGCACGTTCTCGAGATGCTGCAGGTCGCCGACGGCCTCGACCTGGCGCGGCTCGATCCGTTGGGTCCTGACTACGTCGAGCTCGTCACGGCAATCATGCGGGTGACGTTCGGCGAGCACGTGCCGCTCAAACTCGACCCGCCGTATCTCGTCGCGCACCACCGGCTTCACGAGCTCACCTCGCGCCTCCATGCCGGCGAGGTCCGCGAGCGCATCAAGGCGGAGCGGCGGGGCGCCGATCCCGGGACTACGCATCTGACCGCCGCGGACGACGAAGGCACCGTGGTCAGCTTCACGCACTCGCTCGGCTCCGGCGCGGGGTCCGGCGTGGTCACGCCGGGCCTCGGCTTCTTGTACAACAACTTCCTCGGACACTACAATCCGCTGCCGAACCGGTGGGACTCGATCGTGCCCGGCAAGCGCGGCGTCGGCACGACGCCGGCGGTGCTGTACCGCGCCGGGCGGCCCTGGCTCGGTATCGGCGCGGCGGGCGGCAGCCGCATCAACACCGCGGTCTTCCAGACCATCCTCAACATCGTGGAGCGCGGCATGACCGCGCGCGACGCGGTGGCCGCGCCCCGCTGCCATTCCGAGGAGGCGGACATCGTCTTCGTGGAGGGGGACGCCTACCCGGAGGCGACGGTGCGCGACCTCGGCCGCCGCGGCTACGACGTGCGCCGGACGCAGCAGGTCGCGCGAGTTCAGGCCGTGTTGATCGACCCGACGGGCACGATGCACCCAGGTCCGGATCCGCGCGGGGGAAGCGGGTTCGCGCAGGTGCCGTGA
- a CDS encoding RraA family protein, whose protein sequence is MDETATLYAATGELAEAIAVLQKASPAWVSDAQSTMNTMDPGIKPVWKGARVVGPVFTARCLPESIITVHKALLEAPKGSVIVADGGGSHLGALFGELMATEARNRGIAGLVVDGAVRDTEALEALKFPVFARTVTPRVGSNRRLGATQLPVVCGGVPVHPGDVVLAAHDGVVVVPRARLAAVVAAVQAIEKKEADLRTRMGRGEGLAEMIGMMPIIYPK, encoded by the coding sequence ATGGACGAAACCGCGACGCTCTACGCCGCGACCGGGGAGCTGGCCGAGGCGATCGCCGTGCTGCAGAAGGCCTCGCCGGCGTGGGTCAGCGACGCGCAGAGCACGATGAATACCATGGATCCGGGGATCAAGCCGGTCTGGAAGGGCGCGCGCGTCGTGGGGCCGGTGTTCACGGCCCGGTGCCTGCCGGAGAGCATCATCACCGTCCACAAGGCGTTGCTCGAGGCCCCGAAAGGCTCGGTCATCGTCGCGGACGGCGGCGGCTCGCACCTCGGAGCGCTGTTCGGCGAATTGATGGCGACCGAAGCGCGCAACCGCGGCATCGCCGGGCTCGTCGTTGATGGTGCGGTACGCGACACCGAAGCGCTCGAGGCGCTCAAGTTCCCGGTGTTCGCGCGGACGGTGACGCCCCGCGTGGGCTCGAACCGGCGGCTCGGGGCGACCCAACTGCCGGTGGTGTGCGGGGGCGTGCCGGTCCATCCCGGCGATGTCGTCCTCGCCGCGCACGACGGCGTGGTCGTGGTGCCGCGGGCGCGGCTCGCCGCGGTGGTCGCGGCGGTGCAGGCGATCGAGAAGAAGGAAGCCGACCTGCGGACCCGCATGGGGCGCGGGGAAGGGCTCGCGGAGATGATCGGCATGATGCCGATCATCTACCCGAAGTGA